In Bryobacteraceae bacterium, the following proteins share a genomic window:
- a CDS encoding phytanoyl-CoA dioxygenase family protein: MPRVFTSADLDFFEEQGYVILHDAAPPDLLQGVVDATWAFLDMDPSDPGTWYRVPERRNGMAELNGAGMVEMYHHPSLWAIRQLPRVHGAFADLWGAEELWVSIDRVNLNVPNRPGSEFSGFIHWDIDTTLDPLPFDLQGVLSLVDTASGQGGFQCVPGMPKLFPEWVKTQPPNRNPHRPDITGLEVRRVETRAGDLVIWNSQLAHGTSPNKSDRPRLAMYLSMSPAQEHNETARQWRINSWLHRVAPEGNAFPGDPREWERRYGATAALTPLGRKLLGLDTWGSDPGQGELTGTMRLDQKTGRYRGTPGFAS, translated from the coding sequence ATGCCGCGCGTATTCACGTCCGCGGACCTCGATTTCTTCGAAGAGCAGGGCTACGTCATTCTGCACGACGCAGCTCCGCCCGATCTGCTCCAGGGCGTGGTTGACGCAACCTGGGCGTTCCTCGACATGGATCCCTCCGATCCCGGGACGTGGTATCGCGTCCCGGAGCGGCGCAACGGCATGGCCGAGCTCAACGGGGCCGGGATGGTGGAGATGTACCATCATCCGTCGCTGTGGGCGATCCGCCAATTGCCACGAGTGCACGGCGCGTTCGCGGATCTATGGGGCGCCGAAGAGCTTTGGGTCTCGATCGACCGCGTCAACCTGAACGTCCCCAATCGTCCGGGGAGCGAGTTCAGCGGCTTCATTCATTGGGATATCGATACCACGCTCGATCCGCTCCCTTTCGATCTTCAGGGCGTGCTCAGCCTGGTTGACACGGCGTCGGGCCAAGGTGGATTTCAGTGCGTGCCCGGTATGCCGAAACTCTTCCCCGAATGGGTAAAGACCCAGCCGCCCAACCGCAACCCGCATCGCCCGGATATTACCGGTCTCGAAGTGCGCCGCGTTGAAACGCGCGCCGGCGACCTGGTCATCTGGAACAGCCAGCTCGCTCACGGCACTTCTCCGAACAAATCGGATCGCCCGCGGCTGGCGATGTATCTCTCGATGTCACCCGCGCAGGAGCACAACGAGACCGCGCGCCAATGGCGGATCAATTCCTGGCTGCACCGCGTGGCGCCAGAGGGAAACGCCTTTCCCGGCGACCCGCGCGAGTGGGAGCGCCGCTACGGCGCCACCGCGGCGCTGACCCCGCTCGGCCGCAAGCTGCTCGGGCTCGACACCTGGGGTTCGGACCCCGGGCAGGGCGAACTCACGGGCACAATGCGGCTCGACCAGAAGACCGGCCGCTACCGCGGAACGCCGGGATTCGCGAGCTGA
- a CDS encoding tetratricopeptide repeat protein, with protein MAALFAAALTMPAQTAAKKTVDHASAYYHFSMGHLYAELAGSYGNRGEYLNQAIDHYREAMKADPYAAFLAEELSDLYIQSGRIREGVSEAEAALRSNPNDLNARRILGRIYTRIMGDSQAGRVNEQLLAKAIEQFNEIVKAEPDDTPSWLMLGRLQKVAQNSVESEKAFNKALEQEPESEDAMMGLAMVYSDLGDARRASEMLKKVADKQPNPRTLVALAGSYEQMRDYTLAAETYRRALDLAPDNDELKRALAQSLLLSEKFDEALKLYQELVEDEPKDVQSWLRISQIHRQLRNFEKARQASDKAKELAPESLEILYNEVGILEAEGKQPEAIEALKKVVDATAKKSYSASEKGNRLMLLERLGLLYRQNERTTEAVAAFREMALLDEAAAPRASAQVIDTLRQGHEFRRAEEEADSAVKKWPEDRTVAVVRATLLADIGRADEAAAALEKLLDGKNDRETYLQLVQIYEKGKKFDKMAAAIDSADKLSVSPDDKEVIHFLRGAMYEKMKKNEQSEAEFRKLLELNPKSASALNYLGYMWADRNVHLAEASEMIEKALELEPGNGAYLDSLGWVRFRQGRLEDAEKYLREAMTSSGKDPTIHDHLADVLAKAGNWKEAVRHWEASLSLYDGGAPADRDSSDVSTIRKKLDAAKVRLAREQK; from the coding sequence TTGGCCGCACTTTTCGCCGCGGCCCTCACAATGCCGGCGCAGACCGCCGCGAAAAAAACGGTGGACCATGCCTCCGCCTACTATCACTTCTCGATGGGGCACCTCTACGCCGAACTCGCCGGCTCCTACGGGAACCGCGGCGAGTACCTCAATCAGGCGATCGATCACTATCGCGAGGCGATGAAAGCGGACCCGTATGCCGCCTTCCTTGCCGAAGAGCTTTCCGACCTCTATATCCAGTCCGGCCGCATCCGCGAAGGCGTGAGCGAGGCCGAGGCGGCGCTACGCTCCAACCCGAACGATCTCAACGCCCGGCGCATCCTCGGCCGCATCTACACGCGCATCATGGGCGATTCGCAAGCGGGCCGCGTGAACGAGCAGTTGCTCGCCAAGGCGATCGAGCAGTTCAACGAAATCGTCAAGGCGGAACCGGACGATACACCTTCCTGGCTGATGCTCGGCCGGCTGCAGAAGGTGGCCCAGAACTCGGTGGAGTCGGAAAAGGCGTTCAACAAAGCGCTTGAGCAGGAACCGGAGAGCGAAGACGCCATGATGGGGCTCGCCATGGTCTATTCCGACCTCGGCGATGCGCGGCGCGCCAGCGAAATGCTCAAGAAGGTGGCCGACAAGCAGCCGAATCCACGGACGCTGGTGGCTCTCGCCGGATCCTACGAGCAAATGCGCGACTACACTCTCGCCGCCGAGACCTATCGCCGGGCGCTGGACCTCGCTCCCGACAACGACGAACTGAAGCGCGCCCTGGCGCAGAGCCTGCTGCTCAGCGAGAAGTTCGACGAAGCGCTGAAGCTCTATCAGGAACTGGTGGAGGACGAACCGAAAGACGTGCAGTCCTGGCTTCGGATCTCCCAGATTCACCGGCAGCTCCGCAATTTCGAAAAGGCTCGCCAAGCCTCCGACAAGGCCAAGGAACTGGCGCCGGAAAGCCTCGAGATCCTCTACAACGAGGTGGGCATCCTGGAGGCCGAAGGCAAGCAGCCGGAAGCGATCGAGGCATTGAAGAAGGTGGTCGACGCAACCGCAAAGAAGTCGTACTCGGCCTCGGAAAAGGGCAACCGGCTCATGCTTCTCGAACGGCTGGGCCTGCTGTACCGGCAGAACGAGCGGACCACGGAAGCCGTGGCCGCTTTCCGCGAGATGGCCCTGCTCGACGAAGCGGCCGCGCCGCGCGCCTCGGCCCAGGTGATCGACACGCTGCGGCAGGGGCATGAGTTCCGGCGAGCCGAAGAGGAAGCGGACTCAGCAGTGAAGAAGTGGCCCGAAGACCGCACCGTCGCCGTCGTCCGCGCCACTCTGCTTGCCGACATCGGGCGCGCCGACGAGGCTGCCGCCGCTCTGGAGAAGCTCCTCGACGGAAAGAACGACCGCGAGACCTACCTGCAACTCGTCCAGATCTACGAAAAGGGCAAGAAGTTCGACAAGATGGCCGCCGCCATTGACTCGGCCGACAAGCTCTCCGTCTCTCCGGATGACAAGGAGGTGATCCACTTCCTGCGCGGAGCGATGTACGAAAAAATGAAGAAGAACGAGCAGTCCGAGGCGGAATTTCGCAAGCTGCTCGAACTGAATCCGAAATCGGCTTCGGCGTTGAACTATCTCGGCTACATGTGGGCGGACCGCAACGTCCATCTCGCCGAAGCATCGGAAATGATCGAAAAGGCGCTCGAACTCGAACCGGGCAATGGCGCCTACCTCGATTCCCTCGGATGGGTCCGCTTCCGCCAGGGACGGCTCGAAGACGCCGAGAAATATCTGCGGGAAGCGATGACGTCGTCGGGCAAGGACCCGACGATTCACGACCATCTAGCAGACGTGCTGGCAAAGGCCGGAAACTGGAAGGAAGCCGTACGGCACTGGGAAGCTTCGCTCTCTCTCTACGATGGCGGCGCACCCGCGGACCGCGACTCGAGCGACGTATCCACGATCCGGAAGAAGCTCGATGCGGCCAAGGTCCGCCTCGCCCGCGAGCAGAAGTAA
- a CDS encoding FAD-containing oxidoreductase, with the protein MPFDAIIIGTGQAGPSLANRLGRAGMSVAVIERGRFGGTCVNSGCIPTKAMVASAHVARVARRAAEYGVTVSGPVTVDMAAVKARKDRISGRSATGVEQFLREMPNVTVIQGHARFAAPKEIEINGDRIAGERIFINVGGRALAPSIPGLDAVPYLTNSTMMDLDLLPRHLLIVGGSYIGLEFGQMFRRFGSEVTILERGPRLIAREDEDVSLTVREILEHEGVAIHTGADCLRVSPHGTGLAAEAHRGADRFRIEASHLLVAVGRRPNTDDLGLDRAGIATDARGYIVVDDHLRTNVDGIWALGDCNGRGAFTHTSYNDYEIVAENLLDGAGRRITDRIPAYGLFIDPPLGRVGMTEAEVRKSGRPALVGHRPMTRVGRAIEKGETQGFMKVVVDAETKAILGAAILGVGGDEAIHSILDVMYAKRPYTLIKNAMHIHPTVSELIPTVLGELTPLDGAPA; encoded by the coding sequence ATGCCTTTTGACGCGATCATCATCGGCACGGGTCAAGCGGGCCCATCGCTGGCCAACCGTCTCGGCCGTGCCGGCATGAGTGTGGCTGTCATCGAACGTGGCCGCTTCGGTGGTACGTGCGTCAACAGCGGCTGTATCCCCACGAAAGCGATGGTGGCGAGCGCGCACGTTGCGCGAGTGGCGCGCCGCGCCGCCGAGTACGGGGTGACGGTCTCCGGGCCCGTTACGGTCGACATGGCCGCCGTGAAAGCGCGCAAAGACCGCATTTCCGGCCGGTCCGCCACCGGCGTCGAGCAGTTTCTGCGCGAGATGCCCAACGTAACGGTGATTCAAGGCCACGCCCGGTTCGCCGCTCCGAAGGAAATCGAAATCAATGGCGACCGCATCGCGGGTGAGCGCATCTTCATCAATGTGGGGGGACGGGCGTTGGCGCCGTCCATCCCGGGCCTCGACGCCGTGCCTTATCTCACCAACAGCACGATGATGGATCTCGACTTGCTGCCCCGCCACCTCCTCATCGTCGGCGGCAGCTACATTGGGCTCGAATTCGGCCAGATGTTCCGGCGCTTCGGCAGCGAAGTGACGATCCTCGAACGCGGTCCCCGCCTGATCGCGCGGGAAGACGAGGATGTTTCCTTGACCGTGCGGGAAATTCTCGAACACGAAGGCGTCGCCATCCACACCGGCGCCGATTGCCTTCGTGTCTCGCCGCATGGAACCGGGCTCGCCGCAGAGGCCCACCGCGGCGCCGATCGCTTCCGGATCGAGGCATCGCACCTGCTGGTTGCCGTCGGCCGAAGGCCGAACACAGACGATCTCGGGCTCGATCGCGCCGGCATCGCCACCGACGCCCGCGGATACATCGTCGTTGACGATCACCTGCGGACGAACGTCGACGGAATCTGGGCGCTCGGCGATTGCAACGGCCGCGGAGCGTTCACCCACACTTCCTATAACGACTACGAGATCGTCGCCGAGAACCTCCTCGACGGAGCCGGTCGCCGAATCACCGACCGAATCCCGGCCTACGGCCTCTTCATTGACCCGCCGCTCGGCCGCGTCGGCATGACCGAGGCCGAAGTGCGCAAGTCCGGACGGCCGGCGCTGGTTGGCCACCGGCCGATGACCCGCGTCGGCCGCGCCATCGAGAAAGGCGAAACACAGGGTTTCATGAAGGTGGTGGTGGACGCGGAAACGAAAGCAATCCTCGGCGCTGCGATCCTCGGAGTCGGGGGCGACGAAGCGATTCACTCCATCCTCGACGTCATGTACGCGAAAAGGCCATACACGCTCATCAAGAACGCCATGCACATCCACCCCACCGTATCCGAACTCATTCCCACCGTACTCGGCGAACTCACGCCGCTCGACGGAGCGCCGGCGTGA
- a CDS encoding SUMF1/EgtB/PvdO family nonheme iron enzyme, whose protein sequence is MTLLERLAEARRTTDQLFDLVKPEARYKRPIAERHRIIFYVGHLEAFDWNLLHHRLPGLAPFDASLDRLFAFGIDPVDGKLPSDQPSDWPREDLVAAYAARVRRELDGPLAEWNEPDAAQLLNVAIEHRLMHVETLAYMLHQLPLADKVAAHGAEVPVATPPIDSAAVGIPAGAATLGRATGEGFGWDNEFQPRITGVPAFSIHRYKVTNGQFLEFLRAGGYAERPLWDDAGWQWKEQHRIAHPAFWTPRGDSFRLRTMFDEVPLPLEGPAWVSHAEASAYCNWRGCRLPTEAEWHRAAYGAPRGAEREYPWGQEYPAPVHGYSSMRRWDPIDVHAAPAGASAWGVQGLLGNGWEWTSTVFAPLPGFQPFPFYPGYSADFFDGRHYVLKGGSPLTEASMLRRSFRNWFQPHYQYVYAGFRCAGSATSC, encoded by the coding sequence GTGACCCTCCTTGAGCGCCTCGCCGAGGCTCGCCGAACCACGGACCAGCTTTTCGATCTCGTAAAACCCGAAGCACGATACAAGCGCCCGATCGCCGAGCGCCACAGGATCATCTTCTACGTGGGCCACCTGGAAGCCTTCGATTGGAACCTCCTGCATCACCGCCTGCCTGGGCTCGCGCCCTTCGACGCCTCTCTCGACAGACTGTTCGCCTTCGGGATCGATCCGGTCGACGGAAAACTCCCGTCGGATCAGCCGTCGGACTGGCCCCGCGAGGATCTGGTCGCCGCTTACGCCGCGCGCGTTCGCCGCGAACTGGACGGGCCGCTCGCGGAATGGAACGAGCCGGACGCCGCGCAACTGCTCAACGTCGCCATCGAGCACCGGCTGATGCACGTGGAGACGCTGGCCTACATGCTGCACCAGTTGCCGCTGGCCGACAAGGTCGCGGCCCATGGCGCGGAAGTTCCCGTCGCCACGCCCCCGATCGATTCGGCGGCGGTCGGCATCCCGGCCGGTGCGGCGACGCTCGGCCGCGCCACCGGCGAAGGCTTCGGCTGGGACAACGAATTTCAGCCGCGGATCACCGGCGTTCCGGCGTTCTCCATCCATCGCTACAAGGTCACAAACGGCCAGTTTCTCGAGTTCCTCCGCGCCGGCGGCTACGCGGAGCGGCCGCTTTGGGACGACGCCGGATGGCAGTGGAAAGAACAGCACCGCATCGCGCACCCGGCCTTCTGGACCCCACGCGGCGACTCCTTTCGGCTGCGCACCATGTTCGACGAAGTTCCGCTGCCGCTCGAAGGGCCCGCGTGGGTGAGCCACGCCGAGGCGTCGGCGTATTGCAACTGGCGCGGCTGCCGGCTGCCTACCGAAGCCGAGTGGCATCGAGCCGCCTACGGCGCCCCGCGGGGCGCAGAACGCGAATACCCGTGGGGCCAGGAATATCCCGCGCCCGTTCACGGCTATTCTTCCATGCGGCGCTGGGACCCGATCGACGTTCACGCCGCGCCCGCCGGCGCCAGCGCCTGGGGCGTGCAAGGGCTCCTGGGTAACGGCTGGGAGTGGACCTCAACCGTCTTCGCCCCGCTGCCCGGCTTCCAACCCTTCCCGTTCTACCCCGGCTATTCGGCCGACTTCTTCGACGGCCGGCACTACGTCCTCAAGGGAGGCTCGCCGCTCACCGAAGCCTCAATGCTGCGGCGCTCGTTCCGCAACTGGTTCCAGCCGCACTACCAATACGTTTACGCAGGATTCCGATGCGCCGGGAGCGCCACGTCATGCTGA
- the egtD gene encoding L-histidine N(alpha)-methyltransferase: MLISTPDSTSATEAFAADVRTGLTRGGQKELPSKYLYDALGSKLFEAICELPEYGLTRADERLLQAHAGRIAARLPGPAIVCELGSGSGRKTRYVLEAMARRDPVRYMPIEISPEALSLCERELADIANVAFAGIAREYLDGLAEAAAGRAPVERMLVLFLGSTLGNFTPPEDGAFLASVRRFLEPGDAMLLGTDLRKPAPIFIRAYDDPLGVTAAFNLNLLARINRELDAGFDLAQFRHEATFNETSSSVEMHLRSLRRQSVDIAAAQCTIEFNDGETIWTENSHKYTLGEVERIVNAAGFEISAQWVDRAWPFAETLLEAA, translated from the coding sequence ATGCTGATCTCCACGCCCGATTCCACCTCCGCCACCGAGGCTTTCGCCGCCGATGTCCGCACCGGACTCACGCGCGGCGGGCAAAAGGAATTGCCCTCGAAGTACCTCTACGACGCTCTCGGCTCGAAGCTCTTCGAGGCCATCTGCGAACTCCCCGAGTACGGGCTCACGCGCGCCGACGAGCGCTTGCTGCAGGCCCACGCCGGCCGTATCGCCGCGAGGCTGCCCGGTCCCGCTATCGTCTGCGAACTTGGAAGCGGCAGCGGCCGCAAGACACGGTACGTGCTCGAAGCAATGGCGCGCCGCGATCCGGTTCGCTACATGCCGATCGAGATTTCGCCCGAAGCGCTCTCGTTGTGCGAGCGGGAACTGGCCGACATCGCCAACGTCGCCTTCGCCGGCATCGCGCGGGAGTATCTCGACGGGCTTGCCGAAGCCGCCGCCGGCCGCGCGCCGGTCGAACGCATGCTCGTGCTGTTTCTCGGAAGCACGCTCGGCAACTTCACGCCGCCGGAAGACGGCGCTTTTCTCGCGTCCGTGCGGCGATTTCTCGAGCCGGGCGATGCGATGCTCCTCGGCACGGATCTGCGGAAGCCCGCGCCCATCTTCATCCGCGCCTACGACGATCCGCTCGGCGTCACGGCGGCGTTCAATCTGAACCTGCTCGCACGGATCAACCGCGAACTCGACGCCGGGTTCGACCTGGCGCAGTTCCGGCACGAGGCCACCTTCAACGAAACCTCGAGCAGCGTCGAAATGCACTTGCGCTCACTGCGCCGGCAATCGGTCGACATCGCGGCTGCCCAGTGCACCATCGAGTTCAACGACGGCGAAACCATCTGGACCGAAAACAGCCACAAATATACGCTTGGCGAGGTGGAGCGCATCGTCAACGCCGCCGGATTCGAAATCAGCGCGCAGTGGGTGGACCGTGCATGGCCCTTCGCCGAAACGCTGCTCGAAGCGGCGTAA
- a CDS encoding ATP-binding cassette domain-containing protein, which produces MAFVEFRDVHFTFGANPVLRGVSFEAAEGETLVLLGRSGSGKSTALKLANGMLFPTAGEVRIGGRSTREWDPVALKRRTGYVIQEVGLFPHFTVERNVGLAPRLEGWDAARISARVDRLLETVGLPPAEFRPRLPRELSGGQRQRVGIARALAADPPLVLLDEPFGALDPVTRAEMQRQFLTWQADLGKTALFVTHDIREALRVGSRVILLANGRVDTAAPVGEFPRSQSAEARAFLASM; this is translated from the coding sequence ATGGCTTTCGTCGAGTTCCGCGATGTGCACTTCACCTTCGGCGCGAACCCGGTTCTGCGCGGCGTCAGCTTCGAAGCCGCGGAAGGGGAAACGCTCGTCCTGCTCGGACGCAGCGGCTCCGGCAAGAGCACCGCGCTCAAGCTCGCCAACGGGATGCTGTTCCCCACCGCCGGCGAAGTACGCATCGGTGGGCGCTCCACGCGCGAGTGGGACCCGGTGGCGCTAAAGCGGCGCACCGGCTACGTCATCCAGGAGGTCGGGCTGTTCCCGCATTTCACCGTCGAGCGCAACGTGGGGCTGGCGCCGCGCCTCGAAGGTTGGGATGCGGCGCGCATTTCGGCCCGCGTCGACCGGCTGCTCGAAACGGTGGGGCTTCCCCCGGCCGAGTTCCGTCCGCGGCTGCCCCGCGAGCTCTCCGGCGGGCAGCGCCAGCGCGTCGGTATCGCGCGCGCTCTCGCCGCCGACCCACCGCTCGTGCTCCTCGACGAACCCTTCGGCGCCCTCGACCCCGTGACGCGCGCCGAAATGCAGCGCCAGTTTCTCACCTGGCAGGCCGACCTCGGCAAGACCGCCCTGTTCGTCACGCACGACATCCGCGAAGCGCTCCGCGTCGGCTCCCGCGTGATATTGTTGGCGAACGGGAGGGTGGATACCGCGGCCCCGGTCGGCGAATTTCCCCGGAGCCAATCCGCCGAAGCCCGCGCCTTCCTCGCCTCAATGTAA
- a CDS encoding ABC transporter permease, with product MRPGLPAEIGALTLEHLVLVTTALTAALAIGIPAGILAARHNAVRRWALAVAGAMQTIPSLALFGFLIPVPLIGGIGRRTAIVALVIYALLPIMRNTFLGIVQVDRAVRESAVAMGMTGRQILRDVELPLAVPSILAGVRLATVATIGTATIAAAIGAGGLGVFIFRGVASVDGGLILAGAIPSALLALGAEWGIGWIERKLSPR from the coding sequence ATGCGGCCGGGTCTTCCAGCAGAAATCGGCGCGCTCACCCTCGAGCATCTGGTGCTTGTGACCACCGCGCTCACTGCCGCGCTGGCCATCGGCATTCCGGCCGGGATCCTCGCCGCGCGCCACAACGCCGTGCGCCGGTGGGCCCTCGCCGTCGCCGGCGCCATGCAAACCATCCCGAGCCTCGCCTTGTTTGGCTTTCTGATACCGGTCCCGCTGATCGGCGGAATCGGGCGGCGCACGGCCATCGTCGCGCTCGTGATCTACGCCCTCCTGCCGATCATGCGCAATACCTTTCTCGGGATCGTGCAAGTGGACCGCGCCGTGCGCGAATCGGCCGTCGCCATGGGGATGACCGGGCGCCAGATACTCCGCGACGTGGAATTGCCGCTCGCCGTTCCGTCGATTCTCGCCGGAGTCCGCCTGGCCACGGTGGCGACGATCGGCACGGCTACCATCGCCGCGGCCATCGGCGCGGGCGGTCTCGGCGTGTTCATCTTTCGCGGCGTTGCGTCGGTGGACGGCGGATTGATTCTCGCCGGCGCGATTCCGTCGGCGCTGCTCGCGCTCGGCGCGGAATGGGGAATCGGATGGATCGAACGAAAACTCTCGCCGCGCTAG
- a CDS encoding glycine betaine ABC transporter substrate-binding protein, with product MDRTKTLAALAALAIASCGGSNAVVVASKNFTEQVILGEIVAQHLEKLGFRVERRLNLGGTLLAHEALKSGQIDLYPEYTGTALTAILGQAVDRHPETVLARVRAAYQKLGVEWLGPLGIDNGFAMAVPGALARKHGLETLSDAAASKIGWMPGIGYEFETRADGLPALDRTYAFHWAARPKTMDLGLLYKAIEQKQVNMIAANATDALLAKLDLRVLADDRRVFPPYEVAIAARRETLDRLPGLREALTALSGKFDNARMRELNYLVDVERRSVADAATQALAGLR from the coding sequence ATGGATCGAACGAAAACTCTCGCCGCGCTAGCGGCTCTCGCGATCGCAAGCTGCGGCGGCTCCAACGCTGTCGTCGTCGCATCGAAGAACTTTACCGAACAGGTGATTCTCGGCGAGATCGTCGCCCAACACCTCGAAAAGCTTGGCTTCCGCGTTGAGCGGCGGCTCAACCTCGGCGGGACGCTGCTGGCGCACGAGGCGCTCAAGAGCGGGCAGATCGATCTCTATCCGGAGTACACGGGCACGGCGCTCACCGCGATTCTCGGCCAGGCGGTCGACAGGCATCCGGAAACGGTGCTCGCACGCGTCCGCGCAGCCTACCAGAAGCTCGGCGTCGAGTGGCTCGGGCCGCTCGGCATCGACAACGGATTCGCGATGGCTGTGCCCGGCGCCCTGGCGCGCAAGCACGGGCTCGAGACGCTATCGGACGCTGCGGCATCGAAGATCGGCTGGATGCCGGGCATCGGCTACGAATTCGAAACCCGCGCCGATGGGCTCCCGGCGCTGGACAGAACCTACGCTTTCCATTGGGCGGCGCGGCCGAAGACCATGGATCTCGGCCTCCTCTACAAGGCAATCGAACAGAAGCAGGTGAACATGATCGCCGCCAACGCCACCGATGCCCTGCTCGCGAAGCTTGACCTCCGCGTCCTCGCCGACGACAGGCGTGTGTTTCCGCCCTACGAGGTGGCGATCGCGGCCCGGCGTGAAACGCTCGACCGCCTGCCGGGCCTACGCGAGGCGCTCACGGCGCTGTCCGGAAAGTTCGACAACGCCCGCATGCGCGAGTTGAACTACCTCGTCGACGTCGAGCGCCGGTCCGTCGCCGACGCCGCGACTCAGGCGCTCGCGGGCTTGCGGTAG
- a CDS encoding sigma-54 dependent transcriptional regulator, with amino-acid sequence MQYAAERGDGADGRRKDVILCLGMTEFGLRGEHPACRDPWEAVGLARSGGYTAVAIGLPLAAGDLTPEELLETFQRTNPALPCVFVSAAPSLEEGLRLARLGAYDYIPASEDLGAVFETLERTSGRAEPPENEPWRALLVGDSLPMKAVIDTVRLIAPRRSTVLISGETGTGKEMAARAIHAASTRSHHPLVAVNCSALPDNLLEAELFGHVKGAFTGAVANRTGRFEQAHQGTLFLDEIAEMPLDLQSKLLRVLQEREIQRLGSSETIRVDVRVLAACNVDLEQRVAEGRFREDLYYRLNVVPLAMPPLRARAGDVAVLARHFSRKICKLEGIAAKRLAQETLDRLAAFAWPGNVRQLENAVEMAIALSGTRETLVPADFPLPSPRLGTRSLAVLAAATSAPVVPESGLDFELVVNRLERDLLQQALHRTNGNKSAAAELLRLKRTTLNAKLKALAITETGMAAAAH; translated from the coding sequence ATGCAGTACGCTGCTGAGAGGGGGGACGGGGCGGACGGCCGAAGGAAGGATGTGATCCTGTGCCTGGGCATGACTGAGTTCGGTTTACGCGGAGAGCATCCTGCCTGCCGCGATCCGTGGGAAGCGGTGGGGCTGGCGCGATCGGGCGGTTACACCGCTGTGGCCATTGGCCTTCCGCTTGCCGCCGGCGACCTCACGCCGGAGGAACTGCTCGAAACGTTCCAACGTACTAACCCCGCGCTGCCCTGCGTGTTCGTCTCGGCTGCGCCATCGCTCGAAGAAGGCCTACGGCTGGCGCGGCTGGGCGCCTACGACTACATTCCCGCGAGCGAAGATCTCGGCGCGGTTTTCGAGACGCTGGAACGTACGTCGGGGCGCGCGGAGCCTCCGGAGAACGAGCCTTGGCGGGCGCTACTTGTCGGCGATTCCCTCCCGATGAAAGCGGTGATCGACACGGTCCGCCTCATCGCGCCGCGGCGGAGCACGGTCCTCATCAGTGGCGAAACCGGAACGGGCAAGGAGATGGCGGCGCGAGCCATCCACGCCGCCTCCACGCGGTCCCACCATCCGTTGGTGGCGGTGAACTGCAGCGCTCTGCCGGACAACCTCCTCGAAGCGGAACTGTTCGGGCACGTCAAGGGCGCGTTTACCGGGGCGGTGGCCAATCGCACAGGACGCTTTGAGCAGGCGCACCAGGGCACTCTCTTCCTCGACGAAATCGCGGAAATGCCGCTCGACCTGCAGTCGAAGCTCCTGCGGGTGCTCCAGGAGCGCGAGATCCAGAGGCTGGGGAGTTCCGAGACGATCCGGGTGGACGTGCGGGTCCTGGCCGCCTGCAACGTCGATCTCGAGCAGCGGGTGGCCGAAGGGCGCTTCCGCGAGGACCTCTACTACCGGCTCAACGTGGTGCCGCTCGCGATGCCGCCTCTGCGCGCCCGGGCCGGCGATGTGGCCGTGCTGGCTCGCCACTTCTCCCGCAAGATCTGCAAGCTCGAGGGGATAGCCGCCAAGCGCCTGGCGCAGGAAACGCTCGATCGGCTCGCCGCGTTCGCCTGGCCGGGCAACGTGCGCCAACTCGAGAACGCCGTCGAGATGGCGATCGCGCTGAGCGGCACGCGCGAGACGCTGGTCCCGGCCGACTTCCCGTTGCCTTCGCCGCGCCTGGGAACACGGAGCCTCGCCGTGCTGGCGGCGGCGACTTCCGCCCCTGTGGTTCCCGAATCCGGCCTCGACTTCGAACTCGTGGTGAATCGGCTGGAACGGGACCTGCTCCAGCAGGCGCTCCATCGCACTAACGGCAACAAGAGCGCCGCCGCTGAACTTCTCCGGCTGAAGCGAACCACGCTGAACGCCAAGTTGAAGGCTCTTGCGATCACCGAGACGGGCATGGCGGCCGCGGCGCACTGA